The sequence below is a genomic window from Ruminiclostridium josui JCM 17888.
TACAAACAAAAGATCATCATCTTCCACACTTAAAGCATCGTCCTTGCTGAAGGTAACAATAACCCCTCTGCCTTTAACTTTGGTTAATCCTGCAACAGTTTTCAGCTTTTGTATTTCATCTGACAAAAGTTTTAGATTTTCATCTGAGTTACCTCTTGCATTCTCAAACTTAGATAATTGAGTTTGTAATTCATTAAGCTTCGCTCTTAAATTCTCATTATTTTTCTGCTCATTCAGTATTTTTACCACCAGATCATCTTTCTTCTGATTTTCCAATGTCATTACCTTTGCATTATTTCGTATACTTTGAAACTGCCATGACAGCGCAAGTCCAAGAATTACACAAACTACCGCTATGGATATGTTTCTACTTCTCCTTTTTGTTTTCATTATCTACTACCTCCAGCTTGGAAATCAATCCATTGATGTCATTCATGAATTTTGGTATAACAATGTTATTTTTCTGTTCTACAGTAACACGCTTTTTATATTGTATAAGTCCGCTTACTACGTTACTGTTCTTTATTGCAGAGTATAATTTACCAGGATCACCAATAGCCTTTATTTCAAAAGGAACTGCATACCTGTTTTTATTTATTTTTATGGTAGGGCCTGTGCAAATCTGCTCACTAGTTGCAATAAGCCTTTCATCATTTATTGCTATGGCCTGTGCTCCGGCAACTCTCAAATCATTTATAATACCATAAATCTCGTAATCGTGAATTATATAATTCATTTGACTTTCGGGGTCAGGATTTTCTGCATCATTTAAGGTTATAACTATACCATCCCCGGTCACATCCGTTAATCCTGATATAAATTTAAGGTAATCCAGCTCACTTTTCAAGCTGTTACTAGAATTCGTTCCTGGAGAAGCTTTTAGAAAATCTTCCTTTTTTTGTTCCAGTTCTGCTATCTGTGCCTTATACTGCTCTCCTTCTTTAACTCTTGTATCCAGTTGACTTTTTAACCTGTTATAATCAAGTGTAAGAGCAGATTGTTTTTGCATGCTAACTGTACTTCTTATCTGTACTGTAACTAGCATACCCAAAATGGCAAATATGATAAATAGAATAATAAAATTGTCTTTTACCTTCATTATAGCCTCTTTTGTATACTTATTATTTCTCCTTGGTTTCCTATTATATAATTTTACTTTTTATAAACAGTTTTTTCAAGGAAAAACATTTTTACTTATTTTTTAAGTTTTTCATTGACAAAATTATATAGTCTATTGTATACTAATATTCGTCTTAGGGGAGTAGCGCAATTGGTAGAGTAGCGGTCTCCAAAACCGTCGGCTGCGGGTTCAAGTCCTGTCTCCCCTGCCAAAGAAAAGCTTAGAGCCATAATGGTTCTAGGCTTTTCTTATGTTTAATAATCAGTTAACATAATTTTTTATGGGTACTATTTGGGTACTAACCATATTTTTGACGAACTCAAACCGCCTCACATTTGCAAAGTTACTGCCTTATTTTGTTTTAGTCCCCATCATAATTTTAGCTGTATCATTGTAATATATGGGGAATATTTCCTATATCACGATAACAATTTGAAATCATAGTCCACACGGATTTATAGCCTGTTCTTAAACCCGGTAATACACCAATCAGGATCCCAAAAAACAAAATTGCATATGTTATAACCAGCCAGAGGAATAAGTAGCTTTTGAGTTTTTCAGGTTTATCTGTCGCGAACTCTTTTTCTATAATCTCCTTGACCTTGGCATTCAAATAAGCCTTGTGTATTGCATCGAGTAAGGAATATACTGCATCATTTGGTATGGTACTGTTTAAGCTGTTCCTGATAGAAATTATAAATTGTTCCTGTCCAGCTAGCCATAGTTACCTATACATCAAAAACAAACATAAATCCTCTTGATTTGTGGTAAGTATCGAAACGGATAGAATATCACTAATCTTTTAAAATAAGGAAGCAGAATTGATCTGCTTCCTAGTTGATAAATTAAGCTATTTTTATAACATCATCTTGACGGAATAACAAGTCAGCACTCATATTGAACTTTTTACATATAGTGGACACTTCAGTTATCATGAACCCGGATCCATAGTCGCGATTTTCTTTGTGCCTATATGTACTCGCCGGCATTGATAATAACTTAGCCATTTCAGCTTGAGTTATTCCATTCATTATTCTGACTATCTTTAAGATAAAAAACCCTTTGCGATTCAATTTACTAAGCTTTGATAAAATACTATTTCCTATTTCAGTAGCTTTATTCTTTGTAAGCACTAACTCACTTTCTTCTCCATGGCATATTGGAATACAGATCTTTACTTGCGAACCATTGCAATCTAGTCTTTCGGTATTATATATTTTAACATTCATGACATAAGCCTCCTATTTATATTGCTAATTTCTAAAAGTTGCGAAATCTCCATTATTAACTGACTTATGCTTTTGTGGATTGATTATCTCATCTTTTGTAATAAACTCTACTTTTTCATGGAATTTAAAATAGATTGTATTTCAAAACCATCAACGATACCTTGCTTATATGCTTCCATTTCATAAACATGAATAGTTTTATCTAGAGCAGCTTCATACTTGTATACTAAGTCTTTATACTCTTTATTATGCTTTCGTGGTATAAGTTTTTCGATTGAAGTTAGTGCTTTATTTGAAAGTTCAGATGCAGCATGATATTCCTCGTATTGCAGCACACTGCTTGATTCAACTATTTCACGGGTTCGTGATTGAACTACACTTTCTTTTAACATAGACATCCTCCTTCTTTTTTACCCTTGAAGGAAGCTCAAGAAATGATATAATGATATTGAGCTTATCCTTAAGGGATGGTTCGGCGATAGCTCCTGCTGACTTTGGACGGTTGTAGGGGCTATCATTGCTTTTATTCATTTTTTTCACCTTCAATAAACAATATTAAATCCTCTTTAAGTATCCTGTAATCTCTTCCAGGCTTAAATGCTTTTAATTTTCCTGCATGTATTGCTCTCTGAATAGTTAGATTACTGACCTGTAAAAATTCAGCAACTTGCTTTAGTGTTAATATATCAGGTAGTTTTTCATAACCCAAGTCCTTTTCACCACCTTTTCCAATTTTGATATCATTTTATATCATATATTATCATTAGTCAATATATATTATCATATACTAGCAATTCATAGAAACAAATATCTATATACTTTAGCAGAATAGACTTATAACTTCAACATTTGATTCATTGTTAAATCCACACATATTCTTATATTACCGAACGGTTCGGTAATATAATTTGATTGCCCAAATTGCAGGTTATAAGCTCCATTACCAAATATATTTGGTAAATATACAGAATGCAACACCATAAACATGTTGCCGAAAATTTCGGCAACTTAACTACTGGGTTTTTTGGAAAGAATTAAGTTGACATTTGATAGTCTTAGAATTTTTTAAATTTGAATACAATAGGTAACACTAATATTTGAGCTTATAAGTATGTTGTGAAAAATTTTCACAACAATAAAAGAATGAAACTGCAGTTTGCCTAATGCATTTTTGCAAACTGTATTGACGGTTGAATTTATCTGTAATATTACCATACCATTCAGTGATATTAATGGTTGTCAAAAGTTTTGACAACCTATGACGTAAGAATTTATTTCAAAGATAATAAGTAATCATTCCACGAGATAATGCTGTATAGCCCTGTCATAAATGCTACACTATCAAAGCACCGCTTGGATCCTTGAAGTTTATTAAAACCTCTTAAGATTATTTATAGTGTGTGAAATTGCATATTGTATAGTTGATGGGACTGTAAACAGCCTGAGTGGAATGGCATATATCAAAGATCATTCAGATTTTCAGAATTGATTAAGGCTTGATATAAAATTAAAGCAAGAATTCTCGGCTGTATAACGGAAATAATCCTTCCTTGACAAATTTGTGTTTTTTAATTCATAGGTTTTCAAGTGGTTTATGTCAAATTATTGTTAACCATATTTACACAATATCTTAAACGCACCCGGAAAACACATGGTTTATATTATATTTACTTATCATTCAACCTTGCAAGACCTGTATGGAAGTCTGTTAAACTTCTTTCTTTATACTCCTTATAAAAAAGTTGATTATAGTTATCCGGAATAAAATATGTACTGTTTTCATATGAAGAACCATATTTAAATGCTACACTTCCTAAAAGTAATAGCTTATTTGTATCTATTTTGTACCGAAATATCCCTTTGTATGGGGTCACTCCGAGATTCAGATAAAGATATCGCGATAATAAATTATACATGAAATGCTTTTTTGAATCTTCGTTCATACTTTTCCATTTAGCAAAAGATTGTTCATCTGAAATATTAAAATAAATCTCACTTTTTTCCAAATTGTCTATGAAGGTTATATCAAAAAGTAATTCATTTGTTGGAGTGACAAAGACGGTATTGTTTATTTTTAGTGAGTCCAGCCAACGGCATAAATGATTACGAAGCATGCCCTCCCATTCATATCCGTCACTAAAAGTCTTATAATAAAATGACTTATTTGCTTCAATGTTAGTTCTAAAATCATTTATTGCTATAGAGTCTTTGTCATCATCAAGTAAATTTGCATTTTTGAAAAAAATCCAAATATCCGGCTTTGCATATAATTTGCTGAGTTCAGATGCCAATATAAACTCTTCCTGGGTTCCAGAGGAATATTTTCCGGTGGGTGTACCCCATTTTCGCCACAGGAGCATTAAGAATAGATCACACTCCAATATACTTTTATTTATTAATTCTTGAGGCCGTCCTTTACCCGGCAATGTATCTTCCCAACCCAATGGCTCAATATGGTATCCCATAGAGTGTCCTTTAATTTCATTAACTTCGTCAATTACTTTTAAAAATATCTTTCTTTCCTCATTTAAATCATTCGGCGATGCTATAAAAACACGTAGTACTGTGTATTTTAATGTCATATGTCTCTCCTCAAATATTTTTCCTTAAAATATTATTAAAACAAGGCTATTAAAAACTTGTGGCTCAGCATACATTCATATACATTTAAAGTAATTCATCACTAAAATTTAATACCCAGAATTCTTATGCCTCTGCTATGCCCCACATAGCGTTATTATTCGAAATTTCTAACCTTAACACTGCATATAAGTAATTACATTCAAGTATTCCTTGAAAACGACGTATATTATTAATAAAAGGACTGAAATCTGCAAAGCAAATTATGTGTATTTAAAATCACCAATTGGAACCTAAATATCGCCTCATCAATAGAAGGCAATCCCGGATGACATCCTTGTGGATGGAGCCTATTCCACAATCCTTGGATATAACCTTTATTATCCCCTGTCCATTCATTTAGATTTATATCAAGTATTGGCTTAAAGCATTTTACTAAAACCTGCATTGCTGTTGGAGTATTTGCTGGAACAATGCTTGCAATATTACTGTTTGAAGTCTCCTTATTTTTTATGAATTGAGCCATTTCTACAAATAAACTTTCAGTATAGGTTCTTAATTGGCTGTTTAATGCCGCATAATTTGCTCCCAAATAGCTTCCCTTAGCTTGTTCATAATGACCTTTTGTTGTAGCGAATCCATAGATATTGAGAATGTCAATAATAGAATCTTCTTTATTCGAAATTTCAAAATCTTCCGGTAATTTTCGTATTAATTTATTGTTTTCGATGTCAATATCGTAACCGTCAAATCTTAAATATTTGTACAAATTAGGATATTTATCAAAACATATACTTTCTGTGCTATAGAAATTATAACAACTGTAATTTGATAATAAATAGGATATTCGGTCCTCAACAATAAGAGTTACAATATCATTCTTATAATTATCCCGAATACCTTGATTTTGAACAAGGAATTTTGCTATTGCTACTTTTTTCTTTTTTATAGAATCCGCAGGTGCCAGAACTATCTTATCATCCAAATCATACTTCAAAAGATACATGTCTAAAGACGCGTGATCTTCTGGCATTGACATTACAATATCAGTTATAACTTGTTTTGAAAACATAATAGCCCCCGTTTAATTTATAAATTATTTTAGTACTTAATTATTTCACTATAGGCGTAATCGCTGTAATACCAGCTATATTTTCGAGTATATGTTTGCCAGCTTTATCCATGAATTCTTTGTAGGATTTACTGGTTCCTAATAAGACGTATACGGATTTTAAATCAAAATCAAAGTTTCCTTTAACCCTCCACTCTCTTTCATGAGACCAATCTATAATATTTTCTTTGTCATCTAAATTATATGACACTATACGCCACCATTCCTCTTTTGGCAAAATTCCTTCAGCAATTTCAGGTTTTTCATAGAATACAGGCCTTCCTCCTTTTTTGAACACGTTTCTTTTTAAGAAAATAAGCCCGTCTGAGGAATATCGTGTTTTACCCCCTAGTTCTTCTCGAAATTCCTTTTCATGCAATATATTTTGCCCAATACCATAGATGGGAGCATCTTGAAAACAGACAGCAGTGTGCCCCCCACGAATATACCCCCTAACATCACTTCCAATTATTTGTTTATCATTTAATATTTTTAGCAACACATCTACTGAACTTAGTATACTTCCATCGTCTTGTAATTGTTCCCTTGTTAAATGTGTAAGTGTTGCTGTTATATCTGATCGGTTTAAAAATCTTTTTGACCATTTGTCATAATCATAACCCATAGTATCCTCCATATAAACCCCTTATATAGTTATTTATTCTTCATTCATACATAATTTTCCTTTTTAAAAATAGACATTTTCACAGCTAAAACCAAAAAGTTCGATCTTGAGCATTACTTTTCACTCTCTCAACGTCGACTACCGCATCACTAGGGCCTAATTAAATTTGTGGAGTTTTGCAAATTTTGCAAAAGTATTTTCAATCAACCAAACTGATTGGTAGAGTTACAGGCAGTAATCATCTGAGTCTCCAGAAGTGTACCGTATAATCTCAACTGGATTTCAGCTGCCACCTTCTCCAATGACAGCAGATTTAATAGGCTTGTCCAACAGTTCTAGTTCCCGAACCATTTTCTGAGGTTCAGCAATCAATTTCGAGATCCTTCTTGTCTAAATATTCAGTTCTGATATTTTTATCCATAAGGGCTTCAATTTTCTGTTTAAACTGGCTAATTATATTTTCGATCTAGTCCTTCAGATCCTCATTTTCATCTCCTACAACGAATAAAAGTGATGGCTGAAGCTTTTCTGCATTAATTATATTGTCAAAATTTTTGACGATATATCAGTAATCAATAGTCATGCAATTAATAGTTGACAATATTATCCAATTGTTATATTATTAAAGTGTAGGTCAGATTACATAGAATATGTTTTCTGGCCTTTTTATATCCTTCTGTGGACCTCTATTACATACGCATTTATTATTGAAAGGGGTCTGATACAATGAGAGACAAAATGTCATTATCTTATATTTGGTATCCTGAGCAGTATTTTATGGTAAGGAGGATTATTGAATCTGCAGGCTTTAATCCAATCATACTTGATGAGTTAATTGAGCTTTATGTGAATCGTGAAAGGACATATTTTGAATATTATAATTCAAAGAGGTAATTAAATACTTATCCTCTGCAGCGTATGTCAGAGGAAATACATAGATTCGAACTGAAACAGTTATTTTTAAAGAATCAATATCATTTAATTGTCTAAATTGATTGTAAGTTGCGGTGAAATTGGGAATGTATATTGTTATAATGTTAAGTATAACAATGGGTGACAAGGGGTAAATCATGGAGGAACTACTAAGCATACTTGAAAGCAAATATAGCCTTATTGAATTACAAAAAATTGCTACAAAGCTAGACAAGACATTCCGCCTAAATAGCTTTTGGAATGGCTGGCTAGAATTGGAACAAGTATTTTACAATGTCAATTTAAATATAAATGATCTTAAGTCAAAATATCTCTATAGAGATATTTATAATGCTATTATTATGAAATACGGAAAAACCGAAAGGATTGTCAAATATTATTTAACTAAAGAATTTATCAATAATGATAATGAAGTATGCTTATATGAATTTAATGTTGGTAATAGTAGATTAGATTTCGGAAGAATTAATGGCAGATCATACGCATATGAAATCAAAACTGAATTAGACAATACAAATAGGCTATTGGATCAGTTATCCGACTATATTAATGTATTTGAATTCATAAATGTTGTTATACACGAAAAGCATTTATCAAAAATTAAATCTCTCATCCCCAGGAATGTGGGTATAATCCAATATACATTCAACGAAAATGGAATGGCTTTTGATTCAATCAGAAAGCCTAAAGAAAATAAAAACATGAAAAAGTTAAGTCAGCTAGAAATTATGAATACAGACGACCTAGACTATATAATTAAAAAAATAATTAATGTTAGTCAAGTTCCAAGGTTTAAGTCTGAGAAACTTAAGTTTGTAAATAAGCATTTTAATAAATACCAATTTAACGATGTATTTAAGGAAGCTATAAAAAATAAACAGTCAAAAAAATGGAAGCATATCAAAGATAATTTTGATATGCTTAAACCCATTGAATTACAAGACGCCTATATTTATGAATATGATATTAAACAATTGAATTGCTAATCTTATAGTCCATTGTATCAATAAAATGACTTATTGTTACAGTCTTCCATTTTGTTGGATTATTTGGATTTTCAATTCTGCCATTAAAATTATTAATTATTGAACAGCCATTACACGAAGTTTTATGTTTTGGTGTCAATTTATTATTCCAGTGATCCGATTTTAGATATTTGACTAAGAGATCAGTCTCGTATGAATTTGGATCCTTCTCTATTCCCCTAAAGCCATGATGTACAAAAGTATCCATTTCAATTGTCAGATATGCAGGATAAGAGACACCTCCACTGTATATTGGGTTAGTTCTTATACCTGCCGTATCACCAAAATAATTAAAGTATTTTTTAAAATCATCATAGTAGTCAAAATCTATACATTCGTAAGCAACATCATTTATTCTGATATCTCTATTAGGAAGCTTTGGGAAAGTCAATTCAGAATATATTTGTTTAATTACAATGGATTTAAATCCTTTTTGTACTTGAAATGACTGGATTTTCTTTACTTCTCTCGATATAGATGCTTTTTCAAAGCTAAAGTTCTCTAAATTATAAATAAGAAAATCTTTTTTCCCAATTAAATTGAAAAGTTCTGCTTCTATTGTTGCCAGCTTCTTCACCTCAACCATATAAGCTATTCTGCTTGATATATTTGAGAGTGATTTTTTTAGATCAGCTAAATCCCCAGCCTTGTAATTATCAAGATTTACTTCAATTACAGGTATAACATTCGTATATTTTGCAAATCTAATTAATATATCTCTATGGAAGTTCCTATTTGAATTAATATTTTTATAAAAGGCTTCAACAGGCTTTTTTAATTTTTTATGTGACAGATTTAGATTTCTTGGGATCGTTATAAAAAAATCGTTATCAGGTTTCGATTTAATTAGTTCTTCGATATCATCAATTATACTTGCTTTTCCCTTCTCTTTCTTAATATCCTTAACTATTCGGATAAGCGGCATTACATTGTCACTAAAGAATTGATGAGACAGTGCATTGAGCTCCCCATCTAAGCTCATTAATGCAGGTACATACTTCATTTAAATCCCCCTTGAAAATTTAGTAATTACGTTAATGTGTCACTTAATTGCATTATACCATATACTTACATATCTATACAATATTTTACATTTTTTAAAGTATTAGATTAATAGCATTTTGAGAACGTGATGAACTGGAAATATACTAATACTCATAGTAGGCCGCATCCACTTGATAAAGTGCTATGGATTTTATCCACTTCTTCGAAATAATTTTGCACTTTGATCCCTAAGAAAGGGACAAAGGTAAACAATAATTTATTTACGAAATGATCAATATTCATTTCCATAAAATTTCCTTAATATAAATTAAGGTAAGAAGTGCATCTTGGAAGGAAATACAACATAATTTATTTATCTAGCGTTTTTCCGGGGTTCGCGAGCACCGCAAGCTTTTTTGACTTCCCGGAAGTACCTTTTTGCTACCTTGTGCTTGTTTCTTAAATAACAAAAAAGAGATAGATAAGACTATCTCCTTTTTATATAACATTCAAGTTTGGTTATATTCAGCGTCTTTATTTTTTAGTATTTCTTTACATTTTCTTAATGCTTTTGCTACAAATTTCCTTTCATTTTCAGTAAGGTCGTAGTAATTCCTTTTATTTGCTAATATAGCAAATAATTTATAGATATATGAATAGTCATTTATAATTTCAGCATTAAATTTCACGAGATCATATTTAACTTTATCATATTCATCAAAGTAAAATTTATATGACCAATTCAAGTTTGGTGGTCCCTGTTTCAACCCTGAATTTAATGCCATCATTAACCGGTCATCTATTTGAGTATAGTTTCTTTCAATTTCTTGTATTAAAAAAGAATTAATAAAAAATTCAGCTAATATCTTATTCTCTTTCTTCTGTTCTTTTAGCCTATTTCTTTCTTCAGTAATTTCTCTAGTAACTGCATCCATTGCACCTTTATATGACCATTTACCACCAATATGACCACTTACTATTGCTCCTATAAAACCAACTAGTGCTCCTGTAAGTCCTGCTCCAGCACTTAATAGAGCTATTTGAGTATCATTCAAACATTACACCTCTATTCACATTTTTCATATTTCTCACAATATTATCTAAACATTATGTAGTCAAATTACACCCCTCAATGCCCACAGCTATCACTAACTTAATCTACCTTTATAAATAAAAATGTGTTTTTTACAACCACTTTCTTAAAAAATAATCTATAAAAAAGAGCCCGAAGGCTCTCATTATTTATTTTCATAATGTTCAATCATTCTTTTTAGTTTCTCTGGTAGATAAATATAAATTTCATTAGCATCATCAAAGTACCCATCACTAATAGCTTCTTCCCAATATTGCCTTGCTTCCTCATAGTAAGGTAATTGTAATCGTCTGTAAAAATCTATCCATTTTCGGATATCTGCTACCATTGTCTTATACTCTGGCATATGATATGGTCCAGGATCAAGTAATGCAGTTAATTCAACTATTCCTCTCTCTCCAAGAAAACTCTCTAAGTCTGAATCTGAATCATATTTATAGCATCCATCTCTATTGTGTTTTTTTGGTGATGCTGAAAAGTGATGTACAATTACAAAGTCGTCAATTTCTTGATTTAAATTTCTATTCCATTGTACATATCCGTCTTTAGGAGATTGAATAACTTCTCCACAAACATCACATATCCACTGCCCTAATGGTTTTAATTTCAAATATACCATCTCCCCTCTATTTCCAATATTCTCATAAAAATAAAAATTCCTGCAACCAGGGGAATTTAAGTCTGCTAAAAAAGAGACATATCGTCTATTTTTCCACACTATGCTAACTGGCTAGCTTCTTTCGTGGTTAAGAATCATCCCATTAATATATTTTATTGTCCGAGTTAAAATCCCTCCTATATATAAGGTTGAAAATGGCCAAAATGCCAATTCCTAAACAAAGGCGATCCCGAAGGCTTATTTTATATCATGTTACTTAATGGGGGTTTACAACCCATCTAATTGCAAGCTCTAAGCATTCCTCTATTGTATCTCCATCTTGCCACGGATAGGTGGCCTCTGCCCAAACCTTGTATATCTTTCCGCCTATTTCGAATTCAACCCTTTCCTCATAGTCAGCATAGTATTGTGGAATAGCTCCGCTTTTTATATTATGAGATGCAGTTATTTTAACCTCGCGACCATCAACCATGTTTAAAACTATAGAGTTTGAGCTTATACCCCAAATTTCTGCAACTTCAGGGTATACGTCTTTTTTAATATTTATCGGCAAAACAATCTCCTCCATGATATATTTTAGAAGTCCATATATGTCCATCCATGTAGTTTGTATACTTCCATATACTTCTTTATATCAGCTTCATTATCCGAATCAATTTCAAGCATATGTAAAGTAACTAAACATTCATCCCTTTGATAATTAATACTAACTTGAACAACTTCATGTTCACACGGATCTTTAAATGCACTATCACTAATGAAGTCACCTTTACAAGGAATTATGCTTGACTCAAATTCTTTATATACTGGTCGATAGGTTCTTGGCTTGCCTTTAAGTAATATTTGTTGCATTAACTGAATTTTCAAATTATTCACCTCCTTTTAATTTCCATAATTCTCCATAAATATTGAATTTCCTGCTTATATGAGATTTATATCTGTTAAAAGGGAGACATTATCCGTCTATCTCCCTTTTAACAAAACAAGTGAACTAATTCAATTGAGTCCTACTTATTCCACCATATGAAACCTCGGTATGATGGTTTATTCTTTTTAAATTCATTTATCTGGTCATTTAGCTTCTGAAATTCCTTG
It includes:
- a CDS encoding helix-turn-helix domain-containing protein; translation: MGYEKLPDILTLKQVAEFLQVSNLTIQRAIHAGKLKAFKPGRDYRILKEDLILFIEGEKNE
- a CDS encoding DUF4062 domain-containing protein, with the translated sequence MTLKYTVLRVFIASPNDLNEERKIFLKVIDEVNEIKGHSMGYHIEPLGWEDTLPGKGRPQELINKSILECDLFLMLLWRKWGTPTGKYSSGTQEEFILASELSKLYAKPDIWIFFKNANLLDDDKDSIAINDFRTNIEANKSFYYKTFSDGYEWEGMLRNHLCRWLDSLKINNTVFVTPTNELLFDITFIDNLEKSEIYFNISDEQSFAKWKSMNEDSKKHFMYNLLSRYLYLNLGVTPYKGIFRYKIDTNKLLLLGSVAFKYGSSYENSTYFIPDNYNQLFYKEYKERSLTDFHTGLARLNDK
- a CDS encoding sce7726 family protein — protein: MEELLSILESKYSLIELQKIATKLDKTFRLNSFWNGWLELEQVFYNVNLNINDLKSKYLYRDIYNAIIMKYGKTERIVKYYLTKEFINNDNEVCLYEFNVGNSRLDFGRINGRSYAYEIKTELDNTNRLLDQLSDYINVFEFINVVIHEKHLSKIKSLIPRNVGIIQYTFNENGMAFDSIRKPKENKNMKKLSQLEIMNTDDLDYIIKKIINVSQVPRFKSEKLKFVNKHFNKYQFNDVFKEAIKNKQSKKWKHIKDNFDMLKPIELQDAYIYEYDIKQLNC
- a CDS encoding beta family protein, coding for MKYVPALMSLDGELNALSHQFFSDNVMPLIRIVKDIKKEKGKASIIDDIEELIKSKPDNDFFITIPRNLNLSHKKLKKPVEAFYKNINSNRNFHRDILIRFAKYTNVIPVIEVNLDNYKAGDLADLKKSLSNISSRIAYMVEVKKLATIEAELFNLIGKKDFLIYNLENFSFEKASISREVKKIQSFQVQKGFKSIVIKQIYSELTFPKLPNRDIRINDVAYECIDFDYYDDFKKYFNYFGDTAGIRTNPIYSGGVSYPAYLTIEMDTFVHHGFRGIEKDPNSYETDLLVKYLKSDHWNNKLTPKHKTSCNGCSIINNFNGRIENPNNPTKWKTVTISHFIDTMDYKISNSIV
- a CDS encoding DUF881 domain-containing protein; the encoded protein is MKVKDNFIILFIIFAILGMLVTVQIRSTVSMQKQSALTLDYNRLKSQLDTRVKEGEQYKAQIAELEQKKEDFLKASPGTNSSNSLKSELDYLKFISGLTDVTGDGIVITLNDAENPDPESQMNYIIHDYEIYGIINDLRVAGAQAIAINDERLIATSEQICTGPTIKINKNRYAVPFEIKAIGDPGKLYSAIKNSNVVSGLIQYKKRVTVEQKNNIVIPKFMNDINGLISKLEVVDNENKKEK
- a CDS encoding helix-turn-helix transcriptional regulator → MNVKIYNTERLDCNGSQVKICIPICHGEESELVLTKNKATEIGNSILSKLSKLNRKGFFILKIVRIMNGITQAEMAKLLSMPASTYRHKENRDYGSGFMITEVSTICKKFNMSADLLFRQDDVIKIA
- a CDS encoding DUF881 domain-containing protein encodes the protein MKTKRRSRNISIAVVCVILGLALSWQFQSIRNNAKVMTLENQKKDDLVVKILNEQKNNENLRAKLNELQTQLSKFENARGNSDENLKLLSDEIQKLKTVAGLTKVKGRGVIVTFSKDDALSVEDDDLLFVLNELRATDAQALSINDQRIIDTSEVRGAGGYINVNGRHVLPPYVIKAIVDPDDAVNALNMVGGVFEQIKVFVDVSVQKSDNIEIPPIGEELIKTDKLKVVENTK